The genomic stretch CAACGTCAGGTCGGAGAACGCCACCCGGGTCCGGGCGGCGGCGGCCAAGCTGGGCTACGAGCCACACCTGTCGGCGCAGGCCATCGCCAAGGGCTCGACCAGGACGGTGGCGCTGGTGGTCCGTGACGTGGCCGACCCCTACTTCTCCTCCATCGCCGCCGGTGTCGGTCAGGCGGCGGAGTCCGCCCAGCTCATCGTCACCATGGCGGTGGCGGACGGGTCGCCGGAACGGGAGCTGGAGATCGTCAAGACCCTGCGCGGGCAGCGGCCCCGCGTCATCATCGTCGCGGGCAGCCGCGTCGAGGGCGCCGGCACGCGGGACGCACTCGTGGACGAACTGCAGGAATACCGCACGGCCGGCGGCCGGGTCGTCATGATCAGCCAGCGGGACCTGCCGTTCAGCACCGTCGCCATCGACAACCACGGCGGCGCCGAACGGCTCGCCCGCGCCCTGCTCGGCCTCGGCTACCGGCGCTTCGCCGTCTTCCACGCGCCGGCCGAGATCCGCACGTCCAGCGACCGCCACGCCGGCTTCGTGGCCGCGCTGCGGTCGGCCGGGGTCCCCGAACCGCTCGCGATCGAGACCGGCTTCACCAGGGCGGGCGGCTACGGCGCCGCCCGCCGGCTGGTCGAGCAGGGGATCGAGGGCGTGGAGGCGGTGTTCGCGGTCAACGACGTGATGGCCATCGGCGCCATGACGGCCTTCCGCGACGCCGGGGTGGTGCCCGGGGTGGACATCGGGGTGGCGGGCTTCGACGACATCGGCTCGGCGGTGGACGTGGTGCCGGCGCTGACGTCCGTGGCGGTGCCGCTCCAGGAAGCGGGCCTGGCCGCGATGCGGCTCGCGCTCTCCGACGACACCGGCGATGTCCGCCTCCCGGCCGACGTCGTCCTCCGCGAGAGCACCCCGCGCCGCGCGCCGGCCGGAAAACGGCAGGCGCGCCGGCCCCGCCCCGGGGCATGATCAGGAGCCATGGGCTATGACGAGCTGATCCACGAGGCGCTGACGACCCCCTTCGAGGGCTGGGACTTCGGCGTGCTCCGCGGCCGCGTCACCGACGACGGCACGCTGCCCTGGGACTACGAGCAACTGGTCCGCGACCGGTTGCCGAAGGCGTCGGCGCTGCTCGACCTAGGCACCGGAGGCGGCGAGCTCCTGGCGTCCCTCGCCCCGCTCCCGCCCCGCACCGTGGCCACCGAAGGCCATGCGCCGAACATCCCGGTGGCGCGCCGCCGCCTGGAGCCGCTCGGCGTCGAGGTGACGGAGACCACCGGGATGTTCCCCGACGGCTCGTTCGACCTCATCATCAACCGCCACGAGGCGTACGACCCGAGCGAGATCCACCGCCTCCTGGCCGACGGCGGCACGTTCGTCACCCAGCAGGTCTCCGGCCGAGACCTGGAAGAGATCAACGAGACGCTGGGCGCCCCGCCGCACCGGAACCGCGGCTGGGATCTTGCCGCCGCGACCGCCGGTCTGGACGTCACCTGGAGCCAGGAGGCGCGCTTCACCACCACATTCCACGACATCGGCGCGCTCGTCCTGTTCCTGCGCGTCATCCCGTGGCAGATCCCGGACTTCGACGCGACCGGCTACGACGCCCGGCTCCGCGTCCTGCACGAGGCCATGGAACGCGGCCACCCCCTGAAGGCGACCGCCCACCGCTTCGCCGTCCTGGCCCACTGATCTTGAGCCGAGCGCCATGCCCCTTCGCCAACTTCTGACTAGATGCCCTTGCGGTGCCTGACCCCACTTGTCACGAAGGACGCGAGTGCTCGGATACATGGTCGACCTCCGCAGACCCGGCCACCGACTGGTGGGGGATTCTTGTACCGAGGGGAAAGAGATTCGACTCCCGCGTTGGGGTTTTGTCGCCCGCTCTCCGATCGGAACCGGTGGCCGGTGCCCCCAAAGGATGGCAGGGTACGAACTGTTGCTGGCGCTCGCTATGCGGCGTCACTCGCTCGCCGGTCTGAAGGCCAGGGCCTGACCCGATTGATCTGGGACGGCCGGAGTGACCAGACCCAGCCACCACCGAGAGGGAGGTGACCCTGGTGGCTACGTTGGACACACGTCAGCAGATCCACTCCGCCGTGCTTCCTCAGCGGCGGACCCTGGAATCCGCGTCAGCAGACACCCCTGGAGCAGGGACGAAACGGGGCGCGGACGCCTTCGGGCAGCAGAGTGCCCAACATGGTCGAGGGGAGACCCGCCACGCCTCACCTGACGCGGCGGGCGTCACCCGCGCGAGCGGCGTACGCGGTCGTGAGACCGCACCCCGTGCCGTCCCGCGTGCTTCTGGCCGCGGGGTGGCACCGCATACCTTGACGCCGGTTCGCCCGGACGGCGAGACGGCTTTCCCTAACCCGCTACGCGGGAGTCCGTTTCCTCTCCGGCCTGAATGCCGGAGTATCCACGGAGGAATTCCGATGACTCAAGGCGCCGGCCGCGTCGCGGCCAAGCGGATCAACGACCACGTCGAGCTTGTCCACGTCGACAACCCCGACGTCGTGTTCGAGGTCCCCCGGCACGACTGGGAGGCGTTCACCACGGCGGTCAAGTCGGGCGCGTTCGATCTCAGGACGCTGGAGCGCGAAGCCGAGGAGAACGTGGCCTGACCACTTTTCCCAGCCGCACAAGGGGGGCGCCCGCTCTCGCGCAGGAGAGCGGGCGCCGCCATGCGAAAGCCCTGGACAGGTGACAGGGGGCTAGGGGAGGCGGAGCTCGGCGAACACGCCGCGGTGGTCGGTGCGCGGCACGTCCGCGACCTCGACCCGGTGCACGCTCACCCGCCGGTCTGCCACGACGTGGTCGATGGCGATGATGGGCGGGATCGCCCGGAAGTTCGGCCACGTCGGGACCAGGCCCTTGCCCACCTGGTCGGCCGCGTCCACGTAGCCGCGGCTCAGCAGATCGCGGAACGCGCGGTGGTCGAGGCTGGCGTTGAAGTCGCCGGCCAGCACCCGGACAGCCGACGGGGACGCGGGCGGCAGGGCGCCCAGCGCGGCGTTCCACTCCGCCTCCATGCGGCCCAGCGGTGGATTGGGGTGGATGGCCACGATCTCGACCTTGCTGCCGCCGGGCAACGCCATGGTGGCGGCGGGCATGTTGTGCCCGATCGGGGTGAACAGCCCCGTCAGCTCGGTCACCGGGTGCGTGGCGTAGATGCCGCTGCCGGTCGCGCCGAACTCCTCCTGCAGCACACGATGTGGCAGCAGCTGCTTCAGACCGGCCGCGTCCAGCCGCTCGACCGCGTCCGGGGTCAGCTCCAGCGCGGTGAAGACATCGACGTCGTACCGCCGCACGAGGTCGACCACGGTCGGGGCATCGCCCCGGCCGAACAGGTTGATCGTCAGCACCCGCAGCGGCGCGCCGGTCGCCGCAGGCTGGTCCGTGGTCATCAGCCGCGGCGCCACGCAGGCGGCCATGACCACGCAGGCGAGCGCGGCGACGAGTGCGGCCGGCCGGTTGCGCCTGATCAGCAAGAGGGCGGTCAGCGCTGCCAGCACCACGCCGTACGGCGTCACGGTCATCAGCTGGGTGACGAACGAACCCTGCTCCAGGCCGCCGGCCCTGATCGCGGCCCACAGGGCCAGCAAGGCGACGACCGTCCAGGACATCCATCTCCTGCGTCGCCGGCGTTTCGTCGCCGGCTGGGCGTCCGCCGCGGCCGGCTCGGTCCCGACCGTCGTGCTCACTCCGCAGTCCTGTCCCCCGATTGGCATCACAACTTGAACCTTAAACGGATTCGTGCGCGGCGAGCGCGCACCAGGCCGTGTCAGCGCTTGCGGCCGGCCCCGCCGTACATCCAGGTCGCCGTGTCGGGGAAGAGCGGGGTCTCGCGCCACTGGGAGACCCCGACGAGGCCCGGCTCGATCACGTCGAACCCGTCGAAGTAGCGGGCGATCTGCGCGCCGGTGCGCGGCGTGCGGTGCATCGCCTGGCTCCGGGTCGCCGCCAGGTAGTCGTCGGCGATCTGCTTGGGCACGAGGTCGAGCGTCAGGTGGCTCAGCACCAGATAGCTGCCGGCGGGCAGGGCGTCGGCGAACGCCTTGACGATGCCGGCCGGGTCGTCCTGGTCCGGGATGTGCATGAGGATCGCGACCATCATGAGCGCGATCGGCTGGGTGAAGTCCAGCGTCTCGCGTACCTCGGGGTGGTCGAGGACGGAACGCGGATCGCGCACGTCCGCCTCGATGTACGCGGTCTTGCCCTCGCGCGTGCCGGTCAGCAGGGCCCGGGCGTGAGCCATCACGATGGGGTCGTTGTCGACGTAGACGATCCGCGACTCCGGCGCCTCGGCCTGCGCGACCTCGTGCACGTTGCCCTGGGTCGGGATGCCCGTGCCCAGGTCGAGGAACTGCCGGATGCCGAGCTGCGCGAGGTGGCGTACGGCCCGGCCGAGGAAAGCTCGGTTGTTCCTGGCACTCTCGCGGACCCCTGGCACCGCGGCCATGGTCGCTTCGGCCACCCGGCGATCGGCCTCGAAGTTGTCCTTACCGCCCAGCCAGTAGTCGTAGACGCGGGCCGAGTGGGGGATGTTCGGGTTGATCCCCTGAGGTTCGCTCACGACCAGAATCCTAGGTCATGCTCGGATTTAGAGCATTTAGGGCATCTTCCTCCCATGTGTGGGGCTGTAGCCGTAGAAGTCCCACGGGCGCTGAGCGGTCAGAGAGCCTGGATGACGCTGTGCGTCACGATGACCACCCTGTCGCCGGGACGGATGGGCACCGTGCCCACCTCGGGCCGCGTCACCGGCATGCCGGGCGGCCAATTCCCCCGCTTGCCACGCACGGTCATCACGGACAGGCAGCCGATCAGAAACGAGATCACGAAGAGCGTCATGGGTCCCCTCCCACCCGCGGTTGTCGCGGCCCGCGCCCAGTAGACGCCTGTACGTGGCGAAACGGCTGACGGCCGATCGGCCGTCGTGCCGCCCCCTGGACGGCGCACCAGGGTGAGAACGGCGATGAACACCGCAGGAAAGCCGGCCCCAGGAAAAGAGCCATGCGACCCATGACCTCATCCGCCGTCACGACCGCCACGACGACCGACACGATGACGGCCACGACGACCGGCACGATGACGGCCACGACGACCGGCACGATGACGGCCACGACGACCGGCACGATGACGGCCACGACGACCGGCACGATGACGGCCACGACGACCGGCACGATGACGGCCACGACGACCGGCACGATGACGGCCACGACGACCGGCACGATGACGGCCGCGACGACCGCCGTCACGACTACGGAAAGACGGTCCCGATTCACCGGGGAAACCCCATTCCGTTTCTTTTTGCCCACCCTGCGCTGCGTTATCGTGAGACCCGTCTTGTGCTCCCAGCGCGTGCGGACGGCCCATGGCTCACCCCGGTTCCACGAGGTACGACTCGGCGACCAGGCAGTTCGAAAAGGCCACTGCGCGCACCGCTGCGGGCGCGCGCAGTGTGGTGGGTGCGGTGGCGGTCGTCTCGGCGGCGTTCGGCGCCGTCGCGCCGGTTTCCTGGTCGTGGCTGGCGCCCATGGTGGCGACGCACCTCGTGTGCACGGCCCTGTTCGTGGGCGTGTGGTGGCGCAAGGCGCCGTTGCCTCACTGGCTGGTGGCCGGTGATGTGGTCATCACGGTCGCGCTGTGCCTCGCGCAGCGCCATCTCGTCGCCACCGAGGCGCTCGACACGGGGTCGAGCTGGGTCGCGGGGCTGGTCACGATGACCATCGTCATCGCCGGGGTCACCTGGAAACCTCAGGTGGTCGTCCCCGTGGGGTTGGCCGTCGCGGGGGCGTACGCGGCCGGCGTACGCATCGCCTCGCCCTCCCACGACGTGGCCGGCACCCTGGGCATCCACCTCGTGCAGCTGCTCGCGATCGTCCTGCTGATGACGCTGCTGCGCCGCTCGGCCGCCGCGACCGACACCTTCCTGGAGCGGAAGGTACGCGCCGAGATCTCGCTCATGGTCGAGCGGCTACGCCGCGAGGACGAGCTGAAGCAGGTCGGCAGCATTCACGAGACCGCGCTGCACACGCTGACGATGGTCGGCCTGGGCACCTACGACGAGCCGTCGCCCACGCTGAGCGCCCAGGTCAGGACCGACCTGGCGGCGCTGGAGAAACTGCGCGACGCGCCCCGCGCCGACGCCGCCCCGATCGCCCTGGACACCCTGCTGGACGAGGTCGCCGGGCGGGTCACGGGCCTGGAGGTCCGCAGGGACCTCACACCCGAGACGGTGCCGGGCAACGTCGCCGAGCGCTTCGCCCGTGCCGTCACCGAGGCGCTGGCGAACATCGCCCTGCACGCCGGCGTACGCGAGGCCGAGCTGGTCTCCCGCAGACGCGACGGCCAGATCCTGGTGGAGGTGGCCGACGCGGGCCGCGGCTTCGATCAGGATCAGCTGCCGCCCGACCGGTTCGGCGTCCGCGGCTCGATCCTCGACATGATGCGTTCCCTGCCGAACGGCGGCGCCGAGATCTCCTCCAGCGCGCACGGCACCCGCGTGAGCCTGTGGTGGCGGCCATGACGGAAGAGATCGAGCAGGTGGCGGAGCGGTACGCCCGCTTCACCGCACTCGGCGCCGCGGTGATCGCGGCCGTGTGGCACATCGGGTACGACCTCACCGTCACGATCACCGGCTGGTCCGCCTTCCGGTGGCCGTGGCTGGCGTTGGCGGCCTGGACCGCGTACTCGGCGATCTTCGTGGTCGCCCTGCGCTCCCTCACGCGCACGTCGCGCGGTCCCGCGAGGATCCGCGAGCTCGCCGTCGTCACGCTGGCCATCGACGTCGCGGTGATCCTGTCGCTCCGCCCAGGAGAGCTGCTCGGCATCAGCGACTGGGCGTGGGGGTCCGTGGGCTGGGTCGCCGTCATGCTGGTGTGGGGGCGGGCCCGCTGGCGGGCCGAGCTGATCGCCTTCGTCGCCGCCAACGCCGGCATCATGCTGGCGGCCATGATCCTGACCGGGACGCTGGACCGCGTGTCCATCTCCAAATACCTGGTGGTCATCGCCGGCGGGGTCACCATGCAGCTCGGTTACACGTGGGGCTGCCGCATGCTGCTGTCCCGCGCCGAGGACGCAGTCCTGCTGGCCCGCCGGCTCGCCGCCGACGACGCCCTGCGCGAGTCCGCCCAGCGCATCCACGCCGACCGGATCCGCAGGTACGCGGCGATCCGCGACGTGGCCGAGTCGCTGCTCCAGCAGCTCGGCGACGGCGCCGACCCGGGCGACCCGCGCGTGCGCGAGGACTGCACGGCCGGGGCCCTGCGGCTGCGGCGGCTCATCACGGAACGGGAGGACGTACCCGATGAGCTGGTGGCCACGCTGCGCGAGCGCATCGAGGCGGCCGAGCGGCGCAAGGTCATGGTGACGGCCCCGCCGTTCGGCGGCTACCTGCCCGGCCTGCCCGACGGGGTACGGGAGGATCTTCTCAGAGCACCCATCCGGGCGCTCGACGGCGCGAGGTCGCGGGCGCGCGTCACTGTGTCCGCGATGTCCACCATGGTCAGCGTGGCCGTCGTGGCCGACAATGACGACCTGCCGATCAGCGCCGCACCCGTACACGAGCCGAGCGGCGTCGTCGTCACCTATCAGCGGCAGGGAGGTGAGGTATGGGTCAACAGCATCTGGCAAGGCCCGTGACGGTCGCCCTGGTGGAGGACCACCAGGTCGTGGTGGACGGGGTGCGGTCATGGTTCGCGAGCTCCGCCGCCTCCGGGCCGTCGGAGCTCGAGCCGAGGCCGGTCGAGCTGGTCGCCCAGGGGCCCACGATCGAGTCGGTCGCCGGCACCGACGCCGACGTGCTGCTGCTCGACCTCAACCTCAACGGCACCATGGTCATCGACCGGGTGGCCGAGCTGTGCCAGGGCGGGCAGCGGGTCATCGTCTTCTCCGAGCACGAGGAGCCGGAGACGGTACGCGCCGTGCTGGATGCGGGGGCCTCGGCGTTCATCGGCAAGGGCCGGGCCACGCGCGAATCGTGCGTCGAGACCATCCTGGAGGTGGCCGCCGACCGGCCCAGCGTGACGCCGCCGATGGCGCAGGCGATCGCGACCGACGAGCGGCCGCACCGGCCGCAGCTGTCGGACAAGGAGCGGGAGGCCCTGCTGTTCTGGTTCCAGTCGATGTCGAAGGCGTCGGTGGCGGCGCGGATGGGGATCAAGGAGCGGACGGTGCGCCAGTACATCGACCGGGCCCGCGTCAAGTACGCGGCGGCCGGCCGCCCCGCCCCCACCAAGGAGAAACTCCTGATCTGCGCCATCCAGGACGGCCTCATCCAACCCGACGAGGTCATCATCTACACGTCCCTGGCTGCCAAGACGTCGCCTGACCAGGGATGAATCTCCTGGACCTCGGGCCTACCGGCAGGAGGGGGCCGGCAGGACCGGGGTCCAGGTCATCGGCGTCCGCGGAGAAGCTCGGCAGGGTCGAAACTGACCAGGAACGGCGTCGTCAAATTGGCGATGGTACCGGCCTTGTAGGCGGTGGGTGGATCGTAGTTGTCGCCGTTGAGCTGATAGACGTAGAGGGTCGGTCCTTCGTCCGGCTCGATCCGCCAGTAGAGGGGGATGCCAGCCCTGGCATACGCAAGAGCCTTGAGACCCTCGTCCCGCATTCTTGTGCTCGGGCTGCCGACCTCTACGGCGAGCAGAATGTCGCGGGGAGAGAACATGAGTCCCACGGATTCCGAGGACTCCTCGCGCACGACGACGAGGTCGGGTATGTAGTAGTCCTTGTCCGTCACCCTCAGATTGACGGTCGACAAGGGCTCCAACTCAAGCGGTAGCGCACCTCGAGTAAGCGCTCCAGCCGACGGATGACGCGCTGGTGGAGGGGGGTAGGGGAAGGGTTCACCAGTAGGCTCCCGTTGAAGAGCTCGTAGCGGTTCCCGTCATCTGGGAACTCGAGCAGGTCGTCGACCGTGTACGCCGGCTTGCCGAAAGGAATCTTGGCTGGTTCGATCGTTGCCATTGCGGTCACCCACTCAATATCGGGAGTCTCGCCCTCGCTCACATGCTACTTCCCCGATTTTCGTCACCTGAAGTCGTCGGGGCGATCACAGACTGCATCGAAGGCGGCATTTCTGGGGAATTCGCCCAGTGCTGACCGCCCTCCCTGCTGTTCAAGTATGGGGATCTCCCGCTGGGCCGTCTGGTCTATGAGCCGCCGATCAGCCAATGGGTTCTTGAGGTGAAGCTCGACCTTGCGGTAATAGGCCATATCCGTGTGCGCTAATCCTTCCTCCCAGGGAAACAGCGGCTCACAGTTATCACGAACCCTTATCCCAATAGTCACGTCGGTAGCCTGTTCGGAGACTGTCGAACTAGTTATCTCATGGCAGGAACCCACTTGCGCGGTGACAGTGACCGTCTTCCCATCGGGGGATACAGTCGCGGACGCGATGTCATACCACTGCGGTTGCCGGCCACAGGCACTCAGCGTGACAACGGCACCGACCGTCGCCATCAGATATCCAGCGGTCCG from Nonomuraea polychroma encodes the following:
- a CDS encoding endonuclease/exonuclease/phosphatase family protein, with protein sequence MSTTVGTEPAAADAQPATKRRRRRRWMSWTVVALLALWAAIRAGGLEQGSFVTQLMTVTPYGVVLAALTALLLIRRNRPAALVAALACVVMAACVAPRLMTTDQPAATGAPLRVLTINLFGRGDAPTVVDLVRRYDVDVFTALELTPDAVERLDAAGLKQLLPHRVLQEEFGATGSGIYATHPVTELTGLFTPIGHNMPAATMALPGGSKVEIVAIHPNPPLGRMEAEWNAALGALPPASPSAVRVLAGDFNASLDHRAFRDLLSRGYVDAADQVGKGLVPTWPNFRAIPPIIAIDHVVADRRVSVHRVEVADVPRTDHRGVFAELRLP
- a CDS encoding LacI family DNA-binding transcriptional regulator produces the protein MDDGSQTLSSSPTLHDVAREAGVSIATASRALNGSARNVRSENATRVRAAAAKLGYEPHLSAQAIAKGSTRTVALVVRDVADPYFSSIAAGVGQAAESAQLIVTMAVADGSPERELEIVKTLRGQRPRVIIVAGSRVEGAGTRDALVDELQEYRTAGGRVVMISQRDLPFSTVAIDNHGGAERLARALLGLGYRRFAVFHAPAEIRTSSDRHAGFVAALRSAGVPEPLAIETGFTRAGGYGAARRLVEQGIEGVEAVFAVNDVMAIGAMTAFRDAGVVPGVDIGVAGFDDIGSAVDVVPALTSVAVPLQEAGLAAMRLALSDDTGDVRLPADVVLRESTPRRAPAGKRQARRPRPGA
- a CDS encoding response regulator; amino-acid sequence: MGQQHLARPVTVALVEDHQVVVDGVRSWFASSAASGPSELEPRPVELVAQGPTIESVAGTDADVLLLDLNLNGTMVIDRVAELCQGGQRVIVFSEHEEPETVRAVLDAGASAFIGKGRATRESCVETILEVAADRPSVTPPMAQAIATDERPHRPQLSDKEREALLFWFQSMSKASVAARMGIKERTVRQYIDRARVKYAAAGRPAPTKEKLLICAIQDGLIQPDEVIIYTSLAAKTSPDQG
- a CDS encoding SAM-dependent methyltransferase, giving the protein MSEPQGINPNIPHSARVYDYWLGGKDNFEADRRVAEATMAAVPGVRESARNNRAFLGRAVRHLAQLGIRQFLDLGTGIPTQGNVHEVAQAEAPESRIVYVDNDPIVMAHARALLTGTREGKTAYIEADVRDPRSVLDHPEVRETLDFTQPIALMMVAILMHIPDQDDPAGIVKAFADALPAGSYLVLSHLTLDLVPKQIADDYLAATRSQAMHRTPRTGAQIARYFDGFDVIEPGLVGVSQWRETPLFPDTATWMYGGAGRKR
- a CDS encoding sensor histidine kinase, translating into MAHPGSTRYDSATRQFEKATARTAAGARSVVGAVAVVSAAFGAVAPVSWSWLAPMVATHLVCTALFVGVWWRKAPLPHWLVAGDVVITVALCLAQRHLVATEALDTGSSWVAGLVTMTIVIAGVTWKPQVVVPVGLAVAGAYAAGVRIASPSHDVAGTLGIHLVQLLAIVLLMTLLRRSAAATDTFLERKVRAEISLMVERLRREDELKQVGSIHETALHTLTMVGLGTYDEPSPTLSAQVRTDLAALEKLRDAPRADAAPIALDTLLDEVAGRVTGLEVRRDLTPETVPGNVAERFARAVTEALANIALHAGVREAELVSRRRDGQILVEVADAGRGFDQDQLPPDRFGVRGSILDMMRSLPNGGAEISSSAHGTRVSLWWRP
- a CDS encoding Uma2 family endonuclease, producing the protein MSEGETPDIEWVTAMATIEPAKIPFGKPAYTVDDLLEFPDDGNRYELFNGSLLVNPSPTPLHQRVIRRLERLLEVRYRLSWSPCRPSI
- a CDS encoding class I SAM-dependent methyltransferase: MGYDELIHEALTTPFEGWDFGVLRGRVTDDGTLPWDYEQLVRDRLPKASALLDLGTGGGELLASLAPLPPRTVATEGHAPNIPVARRRLEPLGVEVTETTGMFPDGSFDLIINRHEAYDPSEIHRLLADGGTFVTQQVSGRDLEEINETLGAPPHRNRGWDLAAATAGLDVTWSQEARFTTTFHDIGALVLFLRVIPWQIPDFDATGYDARLRVLHEAMERGHPLKATAHRFAVLAH